The following proteins are co-located in the Desulfovibrio intestinalis genome:
- the greA gene encoding transcription elongation factor GreA, producing the protein MTSIPISVQGYKALEDELARLKSERPAIIQAIKEAREEGDLRENAGYDAARERQGMAEARIKYIESRMALYQVIDLDTLKGEKVIFGATVEMEDVDSGEAKTYTILGPDEADPTTGSISFLSPVGQALLGREEGDEVSVEIPRGRVTYEITGISFKGSKALK; encoded by the coding sequence ATGACGAGTATCCCTATTTCCGTGCAGGGCTATAAGGCTCTGGAAGACGAATTGGCCCGCCTGAAGAGTGAACGCCCGGCCATTATCCAAGCCATCAAGGAAGCCCGTGAAGAAGGCGACCTGCGTGAAAACGCCGGCTATGATGCCGCGCGCGAACGCCAGGGCATGGCCGAAGCGCGCATCAAGTACATTGAGTCGCGCATGGCCCTCTATCAGGTTATTGATCTGGACACCCTCAAAGGCGAAAAGGTCATTTTTGGCGCCACCGTTGAAATGGAAGATGTAGACAGCGGCGAAGCCAAAACCTACACCATTCTTGGTCCCGACGAGGCCGATCCCACCACGGGCTCCATTTCTTTCCTTTCTCCTGTGGGCCAAGCTCTTCTGGGCCGTGAAGAAGGCGACGAAGTTTCCGTGGAAATTCCGCGTGGCCGCGTCACCTATGAAATTACAGGCATCAGCTTCAAGGGCAGCAAGGCTCTCAAATAG
- a CDS encoding lysylphosphatidylglycerol synthase domain-containing protein, protein MKKYLRYIGPLLITAIFLLAVYLLYHKLKSYSVAQIRESIDQISGTRIVLSLLLMVVNYMILVGYDWLALKAISKKLALPRVALVSFVGQAVSYNFGALLGGTSVRYRFYSAWGFSLTDIVRLVLMLAVTFWVGALGLCGIIFMVAPPIIPDELLVKMPLKDVRILGVILFAIACSYLALCFFIRKPVHIFGKEFVFPPPRIAIAQALVAGIDIVVAAACMYVLLPGDMGVSFIDFLPSYLMAQVAVVLTHIPGGVGVFELVILHLTHTSHEQMVFAAVLLFRLIYFIIPLLAAAILLAVYEVRQRRDMLRGTGRWLSVLSHTISAYMCFSAGVILLLSSILPLRHHALTMLGIMGPYHVTTIGHFVSCLSGAALLFVSYGLERRQARAFRMAVVFLCLGIAGALLNGFAWLTAGMVAVILLAICMARRRFYRTSFFWQEPIPLFWLGGAFAVLVLAGALGWTLYHTAWSHSSNWWPNAAPNAIRNTYAFIGIAVGLVLSWMWRTALRTRARLHEKK, encoded by the coding sequence ATGAAAAAATACTTGCGATATATTGGCCCATTATTGATCACCGCCATCTTTCTACTGGCGGTGTATCTTTTGTACCACAAGCTCAAGAGCTACAGCGTCGCCCAGATCCGTGAGAGTATTGACCAGATATCCGGTACGCGCATTGTTTTGTCGCTTCTGCTTATGGTGGTCAACTACATGATTCTTGTGGGCTATGACTGGCTGGCGCTCAAGGCCATCAGTAAAAAACTGGCCTTGCCCCGCGTTGCTCTGGTGTCCTTTGTAGGCCAGGCGGTGAGCTATAATTTTGGCGCTCTTTTGGGCGGCACCAGTGTACGATACCGCTTTTACTCTGCCTGGGGGTTTTCCCTCACAGATATAGTGCGCCTTGTGCTCATGCTGGCCGTGACATTCTGGGTGGGAGCTCTGGGCCTTTGCGGTATTATCTTTATGGTAGCGCCGCCCATTATTCCTGATGAACTACTGGTAAAAATGCCCCTCAAGGATGTGCGCATTCTGGGGGTAATTCTTTTTGCCATCGCCTGCTCCTATCTGGCGCTTTGCTTTTTCATTCGAAAGCCAGTGCATATCTTTGGCAAGGAATTCGTTTTTCCGCCCCCGCGTATAGCCATTGCCCAGGCGCTGGTAGCCGGTATTGATATTGTGGTCGCCGCCGCCTGCATGTATGTGCTTTTGCCGGGCGATATGGGCGTCAGTTTTATTGACTTTTTACCAAGCTACCTCATGGCGCAGGTGGCGGTGGTTTTGACGCACATTCCCGGTGGAGTGGGTGTATTTGAACTGGTAATTTTGCACCTCACACACACGTCGCACGAGCAGATGGTCTTTGCCGCCGTGCTGTTGTTCAGGCTCATCTATTTTATTATTCCCCTGTTGGCCGCTGCCATTCTGCTGGCCGTGTATGAAGTGCGGCAGCGGCGTGATATGCTGCGCGGCACGGGCCGCTGGCTTTCCGTGCTTTCACACACCATTTCGGCCTACATGTGTTTTTCGGCAGGGGTTATTCTGCTGCTTTCGTCCATCCTGCCTTTGCGGCACCATGCGCTTACCATGTTGGGCATTATGGGGCCCTATCATGTGACGACCATAGGGCACTTTGTCAGCTGTCTGTCTGGCGCTGCGCTGCTGTTTGTCTCTTATGGGCTGGAGCGGCGGCAGGCGCGCGCCTTCCGCATGGCTGTCGTTTTTCTTTGTCTGGGCATTGCGGGGGCGCTGCTTAACGGGTTTGCCTGGCTGACGGCAGGAATGGTGGCTGTGATACTGCTGGCCATATGCATGGCCCGGCGCAGGTTCTACCGCACATCCTTTTTCTGGCAAGAGCCCATTCCCCTGTTCTGGCTGGGCGGCGCGTTTGCCGTGCTAGTGCTTGCGGGGGCCCTTGGCTGGACTTTGTACCACACGGCCTGGAGCCATTCTAGCAACTGGTGGCCCAATGCCGCGCCAAACGCCATACGCAATACCTATGCATTTATTGGCATAGCCGTGGGATTGGTGCTTTCGTGGATGTGGCGTACAGCCCTGCGAACCCGCGCACGGCTGCACGAAAAGAAGTAG
- a CDS encoding DeoR/GlpR family DNA-binding transcription regulator yields the protein MLEAIAGGANDIKLLAEKFEVSFSTVRRDLQRLSKEKAVARTYGGAMLASGIQEENYPVREWQHRAAKQAIAQAAAAQVQDGDTIILDGGFTITFMARFLSDKKLTVITNNIKLTAILADAPNIATIFLGGAVRPISMSAYGHFAEEALRCLTADKAFTSANGLVPGRGLCEATMEQIALKRLMMRQAKETFVLVDASKLDCSSQPVWAHLPLSWTLVTDADESLCQPFVDEGARLLQVNTACLDSAMQKD from the coding sequence ATGTTGGAAGCCATCGCAGGCGGAGCCAACGATATAAAACTGCTGGCAGAAAAGTTTGAAGTTTCATTTTCTACTGTGCGGCGTGACCTGCAAAGGCTTTCCAAAGAAAAAGCGGTGGCCCGAACATATGGCGGCGCCATGCTTGCTTCTGGCATTCAGGAAGAAAACTATCCGGTGCGTGAATGGCAACACCGCGCTGCCAAGCAGGCCATCGCCCAGGCAGCGGCCGCCCAGGTGCAGGATGGAGACACCATCATTCTTGACGGGGGTTTTACCATCACCTTTATGGCCCGGTTTTTGAGCGATAAAAAGCTTACAGTCATAACCAACAACATCAAGCTCACCGCCATTCTTGCAGATGCGCCCAATATAGCGACTATTTTTCTGGGTGGCGCTGTCCGCCCCATCAGCATGAGCGCATACGGACATTTTGCGGAAGAAGCCCTGCGCTGCCTCACTGCCGACAAAGCCTTTACCAGCGCCAATGGCCTTGTGCCCGGCAGGGGCCTGTGCGAGGCAACGATGGAACAGATAGCTCTCAAGCGCCTTATGATGCGCCAGGCCAAGGAAACCTTTGTGCTCGTTGATGCATCCAAACTTGACTGCTCTTCGCAGCCCGTGTGGGCGCACCTGCCCTTGAGCTGGACCCTTGTGACAGATGCGGACGAAAGTCTTTGCCAGCCATTTGTGGATGAGGGGGCCAGGCTGCTGCAGGTCAACACAGCATGCCTGGACAGCGCGATGCAGAAGGATTGA
- a CDS encoding 2-keto-3-deoxygluconate permease, producing the protein MQIKRTMERVPGGLMVIPLLLGALCNTFFPNTPKIFGSFTGGLFTGATSILAVYYVCMGATISFKTTPYIIKKGGVLFIAKVGIAAVIGITVGQFLGEAPVEEGFFAGISTLAIVAALNDTNGGLYMALMGQYGKPRDVAAYSIMCLESGPFLTMVTLGVAGLSAFPWQMMVGAIFPLVLGMILGNLDKDMREFLKAAPAVLIPFFAFALGAGLDLSKVWNAGLLGVGLGVCVVAITGTVLFFGDRFTGGTGVAGLAASSTAGNAAAVPMIIAQANPVYAPAAQHATVLVAACVVVTAILTPIVTAWGVKKFGAPKDLPDAAE; encoded by the coding sequence ATGCAGATTAAACGGACAATGGAGCGGGTTCCTGGCGGGCTTATGGTCATTCCCCTGTTGCTTGGGGCGCTTTGCAACACTTTTTTCCCCAATACCCCAAAAATATTCGGCTCTTTTACAGGCGGCCTTTTTACCGGGGCAACAAGCATTCTGGCTGTGTACTATGTCTGCATGGGCGCAACCATCAGCTTTAAAACAACGCCCTATATCATCAAAAAGGGCGGCGTTCTTTTTATTGCCAAGGTAGGCATTGCCGCTGTTATAGGCATTACTGTGGGGCAGTTTTTGGGTGAAGCTCCTGTGGAAGAAGGCTTTTTTGCCGGAATTTCTACCCTGGCCATTGTGGCTGCCCTCAACGACACCAACGGCGGGCTGTACATGGCGCTTATGGGGCAATATGGCAAACCTCGCGACGTGGCGGCCTATTCCATCATGTGTCTTGAATCAGGCCCCTTCCTTACTATGGTCACACTTGGCGTGGCCGGGCTTTCTGCCTTTCCCTGGCAGATGATGGTGGGCGCAATTTTCCCCCTGGTGCTGGGCATGATTCTTGGCAACCTCGACAAGGACATGCGTGAATTTCTTAAAGCCGCACCAGCTGTGCTGATTCCCTTTTTTGCCTTTGCGCTCGGGGCCGGGCTTGATCTTTCCAAAGTCTGGAATGCGGGGCTGCTCGGTGTGGGACTCGGTGTGTGCGTTGTGGCCATCACGGGCACAGTTCTCTTTTTTGGCGACCGCTTTACTGGCGGCACTGGCGTGGCTGGCCTTGCTGCTTCATCCACTGCGGGCAATGCCGCCGCAGTGCCTATGATTATAGCGCAGGCCAACCCCGTCTACGCGCCTGCCGCACAGCATGCGACGGTGCTTGTGGCGGCGTGCGTGGTGGTTACGGCTATTCTTACGCCCATTGTTACGGCCTGGGGCGTCAAGAAATTTGGTGCTCCCAAAGACTTGCCCGATGCCGCGGAGTAA
- a CDS encoding four-carbon acid sugar kinase family protein, whose product MNPSWFIVADDLTGAADCAIAFAKSGIPSSVLFEGNEAVDIPGGVVAVDVASRALSAEQAAKAHADLLEQRFAKNTLLYKKLDSLMRGQPMAETAATVAVLRKLGGPSFVIMAPAFPATGRTTVNGCVLVNGEPLEATEVWARDHTYPDGNLVENLRHAGVNTNSITLDVVRSGAEQVMAQVKASMDKGYDGVVCDAETLEDLAIIAQATYPLAEQVFFAGTGGLAVPLARMSSASPGGVSILLPTTTRGVLMVVGSLVKVSRQALRVVLDTKPVLHVPFTPAELASASDDALEARGKEIREALLAGQNVVAEIVEVDDPDLSRGGILASRLAVALHKALEVSGGLVATGGETAAMLMARAGIHGIQLVTEVESGVPVGLTLGQHALPVITKAGSFGSERTLSRCLEYIRAANQKGELA is encoded by the coding sequence ATGAATCCTTCATGGTTTATTGTTGCGGATGATTTGACCGGTGCTGCAGACTGCGCTATTGCCTTTGCCAAAAGCGGAATTCCTTCATCGGTGCTGTTTGAGGGCAACGAGGCTGTGGACATTCCTGGCGGAGTAGTGGCAGTAGACGTTGCAAGCCGGGCGCTTTCAGCAGAACAGGCGGCTAAAGCCCATGCAGACCTGCTGGAGCAGCGGTTTGCCAAGAATACGTTGCTTTACAAAAAACTTGATTCTCTCATGCGCGGGCAGCCAATGGCAGAAACGGCAGCCACTGTTGCAGTGCTGCGCAAGCTCGGCGGTCCTTCCTTTGTGATTATGGCCCCGGCGTTTCCTGCCACAGGCAGAACAACAGTGAACGGTTGCGTGCTGGTTAATGGTGAACCTCTTGAAGCCACAGAAGTCTGGGCCAGGGATCACACATACCCGGACGGCAATCTGGTTGAAAACCTTCGGCATGCCGGGGTGAACACAAACAGTATTACTCTGGATGTGGTGAGAAGCGGGGCCGAACAGGTTATGGCCCAGGTGAAGGCCAGCATGGACAAGGGGTATGACGGCGTGGTGTGCGATGCCGAAACTCTTGAAGATCTTGCGATAATCGCCCAGGCCACCTACCCTTTGGCAGAGCAGGTTTTCTTTGCGGGCACAGGCGGACTGGCCGTTCCTTTGGCCCGTATGTCCAGCGCGTCGCCGGGCGGCGTCAGCATTCTGCTTCCGACAACCACGCGGGGAGTGCTTATGGTGGTTGGCAGCCTTGTGAAGGTTTCACGCCAGGCTCTGCGCGTGGTTCTGGATACAAAGCCCGTGCTGCATGTGCCGTTTACGCCTGCCGAGCTGGCTTCTGCCAGTGACGATGCACTTGAAGCGCGCGGAAAAGAAATCAGGGAAGCCTTGCTTGCCGGGCAGAATGTTGTGGCGGAGATTGTTGAAGTTGACGATCCCGATCTTTCCCGGGGCGGCATACTGGCCAGCCGGCTGGCAGTCGCGTTGCACAAGGCGCTTGAAGTTTCGGGCGGGCTTGTGGCCACTGGAGGCGAAACCGCTGCCATGCTTATGGCCCGAGCGGGCATACACGGCATACAGCTTGTAACGGAAGTGGAAAGCGGCGTTCCCGTCGGTTTAACCTTGGGGCAGCATGCTCTGCCTGTTATCACCAAAGCGGGTTCGTTCGGCTCGGAGCGCACACTCTCACGATGCCTTGAATATATACGCGCGGCAAATCAAAAAGGAGAATTGGCTTGA
- the pdxA gene encoding 4-hydroxythreonine-4-phosphate dehydrogenase PdxA, which translates to MNLPIVAITMGDASGIGPEIIAKALARPEIVSWARILVVGDAERLREAVKITGSKVTVNAIADPDEARYVADVIDCIDVPVIPKGHPFGVVSAASGEGAFQFIKKAVELVQAGKAQAICTAPLNKEALHAAGHMFPGHTEMLAHLTGTPEVSMMLMTPTLRVVHVTTHLGLIDAVNKIEPALVERTIARAHATLVSAGIANPRIAVCAINPHAGENGLFGNGEEETKIVPAVKATQARGWNVEGPLPADTLFFRAGRGDFDVVIAMYHDQGHGPIKVMGIADGVNITIGLPVIRTSVDHGTAFDIAGKGIASEDSLIEAVRQAAVLSAR; encoded by the coding sequence TTGAATCTTCCCATTGTAGCCATCACTATGGGCGATGCTTCCGGCATCGGGCCAGAAATTATAGCTAAGGCTTTGGCTCGCCCGGAAATTGTTTCCTGGGCCAGAATTCTTGTAGTGGGGGATGCGGAGCGCCTGCGCGAAGCTGTGAAAATCACAGGCAGCAAAGTTACGGTCAATGCCATTGCTGACCCGGATGAGGCTCGCTACGTGGCTGACGTCATTGACTGTATTGATGTTCCTGTCATCCCCAAGGGACATCCTTTCGGCGTGGTTTCAGCTGCATCTGGCGAAGGGGCATTTCAGTTTATCAAAAAGGCAGTAGAGCTTGTGCAGGCTGGCAAAGCCCAGGCCATATGCACTGCACCGCTGAACAAGGAAGCCCTGCATGCCGCCGGGCACATGTTTCCCGGGCATACTGAAATGCTGGCCCACCTTACGGGTACGCCTGAAGTTTCAATGATGCTCATGACGCCCACCTTGCGGGTTGTGCATGTTACAACCCACCTGGGGCTCATTGACGCCGTGAATAAAATAGAACCCGCCCTTGTGGAGCGCACCATCGCCAGAGCGCACGCTACCCTCGTCAGCGCAGGAATTGCCAACCCGCGCATTGCGGTCTGCGCCATCAACCCTCACGCCGGTGAAAACGGGCTGTTCGGAAATGGCGAAGAAGAAACCAAAATTGTGCCCGCAGTAAAAGCTACTCAGGCCAGGGGCTGGAATGTGGAAGGTCCGTTGCCGGCAGATACGCTTTTCTTCCGCGCCGGACGTGGAGACTTTGACGTAGTGATAGCCATGTACCACGATCAGGGGCATGGCCCCATCAAGGTGATGGGCATTGCCGATGGCGTGAATATCACCATAGGGCTGCCTGTGATTCGCACTTCGGTGGATCACGGCACCGCCTTTGACATTGCTGGCAAGGGTATAGCCAGTGAAGACAGCCTTATTGAGGCTGTGCGTCAGGCAGCCGTGCTGAGCGCCCGATAA
- a CDS encoding sulfite exporter TauE/SafE family protein, whose translation MPIDFLIPLLAGAACGGFINGLAGFGTALLSLGIWLQIMPPWQAVAIVAVMSVLSGIQSLWLIRHDLGNGTTRLPRFLLPALMGIPLGSATLNLIDAQTLKFAIAGFMLLYGAFFALRRSLPQIERQMPVADATIGFLGGVLGGAASLSGVLPTMWCAMQPWTKGETSAVLRPYNVTILGITIAFFAWHGYYSQQTLLFIAIALPATLISSQIGIAVFRRLSDVQFRRLLVWLLFISGFLLALRELA comes from the coding sequence ATGCCCATTGACTTTCTCATCCCTTTGCTGGCTGGTGCTGCTTGCGGCGGCTTCATTAACGGATTGGCCGGGTTTGGCACCGCCCTGCTGTCATTGGGCATCTGGCTGCAAATAATGCCCCCGTGGCAGGCTGTTGCCATTGTGGCGGTAATGTCTGTGCTTAGTGGAATCCAAAGCTTGTGGCTGATACGTCATGACCTGGGAAATGGCACAACCCGTCTTCCCCGGTTTCTTTTGCCAGCGTTGATGGGGATACCGCTGGGCTCGGCAACGTTGAACCTTATTGACGCGCAAACTCTTAAATTTGCCATTGCGGGTTTCATGCTGCTTTACGGGGCCTTTTTTGCACTACGCCGCTCATTGCCACAAATTGAGCGGCAAATGCCCGTTGCTGATGCCACCATTGGCTTTTTGGGGGGAGTTCTTGGCGGGGCGGCTTCACTCTCTGGCGTGCTGCCCACAATGTGGTGCGCAATGCAACCGTGGACCAAGGGCGAAACCAGCGCTGTGCTTCGCCCCTACAATGTGACCATCCTTGGCATTACAATCGCTTTCTTCGCCTGGCACGGCTATTACTCGCAGCAGACGTTGCTGTTTATAGCAATTGCCCTTCCGGCAACACTTATTTCTTCACAAATCGGCATTGCTGTTTTCCGGCGGTTGAGTGATGTGCAGTTTCGTCGGCTTCTGGTCTGGCTGCTCTTCATCTCAGGATTTTTGCTGGCTTTGCGCGAACTGGCATGA
- a CDS encoding enoyl-ACP reductase FabI has product MLLQGKKALIMGLANNRSIAYGVAAALKAQGARLAFNYVGDAIKKRVEPLSEELGGEFTFQCDVCDDAQIENAAAIVKEKWGDLDILVHSVAFANRDDLTGRFIDTSRDGFKLALDVSAYSLTGLCRAFEPLFTDDASVLTMTYHGSTQIIPGYNVMGVAKAALEASVRYLAYDLGPKGVRVNAISAGPIKTLAASAVSSLKDIFNMVESNSPLRRNVTTADVGGVAAFLSSDLAHAVTGQILYVDSGFSKVGATA; this is encoded by the coding sequence ATGCTGCTGCAAGGAAAGAAAGCCCTTATAATGGGATTAGCCAACAATAGAAGTATCGCTTACGGCGTTGCCGCCGCTCTCAAGGCCCAGGGCGCACGCCTTGCCTTTAACTATGTGGGCGACGCAATCAAAAAGCGTGTGGAACCTCTGAGCGAAGAACTGGGCGGAGAATTCACGTTCCAGTGCGATGTCTGTGACGACGCGCAGATTGAAAATGCCGCCGCCATTGTTAAAGAAAAATGGGGCGATCTGGATATCCTGGTACACTCCGTGGCCTTTGCCAACCGGGACGACCTTACTGGCCGTTTTATTGATACCTCGCGAGACGGATTCAAGCTTGCCCTTGATGTTTCGGCCTACTCCCTTACCGGGCTGTGCCGCGCCTTTGAGCCGCTGTTTACCGATGACGCCTCTGTGCTGACCATGACCTATCATGGCTCCACGCAGATTATCCCCGGCTATAACGTCATGGGCGTCGCCAAGGCAGCTCTGGAAGCTTCTGTGCGCTATCTGGCTTATGACCTTGGCCCCAAGGGCGTGCGCGTCAATGCCATCAGCGCTGGGCCCATCAAAACGCTGGCTGCTTCAGCAGTGTCGAGCCTCAAGGATATTTTCAACATGGTGGAAAGCAATTCGCCGTTGCGGCGCAATGTGACCACCGCCGATGTTGGCGGCGTGGCGGCCTTCCTGTCTTCTGATCTCGCCCATGCTGTGACGGGACAGATCCTCTATGTCGACAGCGGGTTCAGCAAGGTTGGCGCAACCGCCTAA
- a CDS encoding phosphoribosylaminoimidazolesuccinocarboxamide synthase, giving the protein MKVVVKTDISAYPLLSRGKVRDIYNVDEKTLLIVTTDRMSAFDVIMDEPIPYKGVILNQITLFWMDKFKHIIPNHLLESDVNRFPAALAPWKDELEGRAVLVRKASPLPVECIVRGYITGSGWKDYQATGSLCGYTLPANLRESDKLEPAIFTPSTKAELGEHDENISVAAAARLLGEDMARKVEATSLAIYEAGRTYAAGRGIIVADTKFEFGMIDGELHLIDEVLTPDSSRFWPADQYKPGQGQPSFDKQYLRDWLKKQPWNMQPPPPPLPEDIIKATADKYKEAYDILTK; this is encoded by the coding sequence ATGAAAGTTGTGGTCAAGACAGATATCAGCGCCTATCCCTTGCTCTCTCGCGGGAAGGTTCGCGACATCTACAACGTGGACGAAAAAACCCTGCTCATTGTCACCACAGACCGCATGTCGGCCTTTGACGTGATAATGGACGAACCCATTCCTTACAAAGGTGTGATCCTGAACCAGATCACCCTGTTCTGGATGGACAAGTTCAAGCATATCATTCCCAACCACCTGCTTGAAAGCGATGTAAACCGTTTTCCTGCTGCGCTGGCCCCGTGGAAAGACGAACTTGAAGGCCGCGCCGTTCTGGTGCGCAAGGCCAGCCCGTTGCCGGTGGAATGCATCGTGCGCGGCTATATCACCGGGTCCGGCTGGAAGGACTATCAGGCCACAGGTTCCCTGTGCGGCTACACCCTGCCCGCCAATCTGCGTGAATCCGACAAGCTTGAGCCCGCCATCTTCACCCCCTCCACCAAGGCGGAGCTGGGCGAGCATGACGAAAACATCAGCGTTGCTGCCGCTGCCCGCCTTCTGGGCGAAGACATGGCCCGCAAGGTTGAAGCAACGTCGCTGGCGATCTACGAAGCTGGCCGCACTTACGCTGCTGGCCGTGGCATCATAGTGGCCGACACCAAGTTTGAATTCGGCATGATTGACGGCGAACTGCATCTTATTGATGAAGTGCTCACGCCGGATTCTTCGCGCTTCTGGCCTGCCGACCAATACAAGCCCGGCCAGGGACAGCCCAGCTTTGACAAGCAGTACCTGCGCGACTGGCTTAAAAAACAGCCCTGGAACATGCAGCCCCCGCCGCCGCCACTGCCAGAAGACATTATTAAAGCCACGGCTGACAAATACAAAGAAGCCTACGATATTCTTACAAAATAA
- the hisD gene encoding histidinol dehydrogenase, which translates to MTCRTLTLHNEQEWPKLAQWLQGRHNPGDGVESAVRDIIAAVREKGDEALVEYTRNFDCPDFAPPLLVSEQEIARAAATVPIENREVISQAAAHIRAFHEAQLEKSWFTTRPDGSILGQHVLPMDAAGLYVPGGQGGNTPLISSLLMCAIPAQVAGVPRLAICTPPRKDGSVNPHILAAAHLLDIEEVYRVGGAWSIAALASGTESIAPVDVIAGPGNIFVTTAKRLVQGMVGIDMIAGPSEVLILADSSANPAWIAADMLSQAEHDTLASAICVTDDQRLAESIRQELDKQCMALPRATTAARSLEEWGTIVVTPNLSVAVAVANMVAPEHLEICTRDPWAVLPYIRHAGAVFMGQHSPEAVGDYFAGPNHVLPTLGTARFSSALSVQTFCKKTSIVAASSTFLQQNMQAIAALARMEGLEAHARSVEARAKK; encoded by the coding sequence ATGACATGCCGGACATTGACACTGCATAATGAGCAGGAGTGGCCCAAGCTTGCCCAATGGCTGCAAGGGCGTCACAACCCAGGTGACGGGGTGGAAAGCGCCGTACGCGACATTATAGCCGCTGTGCGCGAAAAGGGTGACGAAGCCCTGGTGGAATATACCCGCAATTTTGACTGCCCGGACTTTGCGCCGCCGCTTCTTGTAAGCGAGCAGGAAATAGCCCGAGCCGCCGCCACTGTTCCCATCGAAAACAGAGAAGTCATCAGCCAGGCTGCCGCCCATATCCGGGCCTTTCATGAGGCCCAACTGGAAAAGTCCTGGTTTACCACAAGGCCAGACGGCAGCATTCTGGGGCAGCACGTTCTGCCAATGGACGCTGCGGGGCTTTATGTTCCCGGAGGCCAGGGCGGCAACACGCCCCTGATCTCCAGCCTGCTCATGTGCGCGATTCCCGCGCAGGTAGCTGGCGTGCCCCGCCTTGCCATTTGTACCCCCCCGCGTAAAGACGGCAGCGTCAACCCGCATATTCTGGCTGCTGCGCATTTGCTGGATATTGAAGAAGTCTACCGCGTGGGCGGGGCATGGTCCATTGCCGCCCTGGCCTCGGGCACGGAAAGCATCGCCCCGGTGGATGTTATTGCCGGCCCTGGCAATATCTTTGTGACCACAGCCAAGCGCCTGGTGCAAGGCATGGTCGGCATCGACATGATCGCTGGCCCCAGCGAAGTTCTCATTCTGGCTGATTCTTCCGCCAATCCCGCATGGATCGCGGCTGACATGCTTTCCCAGGCAGAGCACGACACGCTTGCTTCTGCCATCTGCGTCACCGACGACCAGCGCTTGGCCGAAAGCATCCGTCAGGAGCTGGACAAGCAGTGCATGGCCCTGCCCAGAGCCACCACCGCTGCCCGCTCGCTTGAAGAATGGGGAACCATCGTGGTTACTCCCAACCTGAGCGTGGCTGTTGCCGTGGCCAATATGGTGGCGCCGGAGCATCTGGAAATCTGCACGCGCGATCCGTGGGCAGTGCTGCCCTACATCCGCCATGCAGGGGCCGTCTTTATGGGCCAACACAGCCCCGAAGCTGTGGGCGACTACTTTGCAGGGCCGAACCACGTGCTGCCCACCCTGGGCACGGCACGTTTTTCTTCAGCCCTTTCGGTGCAGACCTTCTGCAAAAAAACCAGCATTGTTGCCGCCTCATCGACATTTTTGCAGCAAAATATGCAGGCCATCGCCGCTCTTGCCCGTATGGAAGGGCTTGAGGCGCACGCCCGCAGCGTGGAAGCACGCGCAAAAAAATAA
- the grpE gene encoding nucleotide exchange factor GrpE encodes MQRHKMQKSYGEAAPTEDEFSEGSLNFCNPDDIQDINGVMDSVSLDDMPDVNFAQSAEPSAAEIEARCKAEAEENRLRMAAEMDNFQKRLKREHEEQIRYAAEKVLSDLLPSLDNLELALQYGSTNEVCKDMVQGVAMTHKLLLEAVSKHGLTPVGEEGDEFSPALHEAVGFDARPEFAPGSVTRVLQRGYKLGDRLLRPAKVMVNP; translated from the coding sequence ATGCAGCGTCACAAGATGCAGAAGTCTTATGGAGAGGCCGCGCCGACGGAAGACGAATTTTCGGAGGGCAGCCTGAATTTTTGCAATCCTGATGATATTCAGGATATAAATGGCGTGATGGACTCCGTCTCGCTGGACGATATGCCCGATGTAAATTTTGCGCAAAGCGCCGAGCCTTCTGCCGCAGAAATTGAAGCACGTTGCAAGGCTGAGGCTGAAGAAAACCGTCTGCGCATGGCCGCCGAGATGGATAATTTTCAAAAGCGCCTGAAGCGTGAACACGAAGAACAGATACGTTACGCCGCTGAAAAGGTTTTGAGCGATCTGCTGCCAAGCCTTGATAATCTTGAGTTGGCATTACAGTATGGCAGTACCAATGAAGTGTGTAAGGATATGGTGCAGGGCGTTGCCATGACGCACAAGCTGTTGCTTGAAGCTGTAAGCAAGCACGGTTTGACCCCTGTGGGTGAAGAAGGGGACGAATTTAGTCCTGCTTTGCACGAGGCCGTGGGCTTTGATGCCCGGCCCGAATTCGCACCGGGATCTGTGACGCGTGTGCTGCAACGTGGCTACAAATTGGGTGATCGCCTGTTGCGCCCGGCAAAGGTTATGGTTAACCCCTGA